The Nostoc sp. KVJ3 genome contains the following window.
GGGTAGATGGTCGCCCAGGTGAGGGGATAAGCTGAAATGTTATTTATCATTGCTGCGTAGTTTACCGCCAACTCTTAGAGACGCTATGCGTAGCTTGCTTCGCCGTAGGAGTACGGCATCGCTCGTCACAAACATCTACGTCCCTAATTCTCTACCCAAGTCTGACAAATCGCAACTAAAGCTGAGGTGAGAGGCTTCCCCCTTTTTTTCGAGCGAACGCGAGTAGCGTCTCGTAGAGAGGAAATTTCCAACTGTGGCTGTGGTTCATCGTCCCGCACAGCGCCGCAGTATGAACACTGGTTTGCTTTTAAACTGTGCGTTCGCGGACAACGATTTCGCACTGCACGTCTCTATAGTATTAATGACTTTAGTCATCTTTAAATGGTGACTTTGTATACAGGCGTATGCCTGGTTATGACGAGTAAATTAAGAATATACAAATTAAGTGATGTAAGGCAAAAAGATATATGAACCGCTTAAAATCTATTCTTCTTGGTGGCTTACTAGCAGCTGCTTCAATTGCTGCTCTTTCCCAAAATGCTAATGCTGCTGAATTTAAATCTGAACACGATCATTTGAATCGGAATACTGTAGCTTTTAATAACAGCAAAGCCCAACACGAACGCCAAGCTCGTGAACAACGCGCTCGTCAATTGCGTGAGCGTCAAGCTCGTGAATTCCGTCAGCGTCAAGCTCGTGAGCAACACGCTCGTGAATTGCATCAGCGTCAAGCGAGGATTAATCACTAAGAAAAGAAATTTTCCTTCATATTACGTAGGAGAGTAGCAATACTCTCCTTTTTTTTTGCATAAATCTGCTCAAATTAATGCCCAAATTATTTGACTTCGCTATCAGTATTCATTAATGCTTCCAACTGAGCTAACAACTTTTCTACTTTGGATTTTTTCTTTGGGTCGTCCCATATTTTCGCTTTCTTGAAGCGTTGGAAGGTATCATCAACGCGGTCTTTTATAGATTTTGATTCTGTTTGAGATGACGAATTTGATTTAGACTGCTGCTCTATTTCTTGAATCTTGCGCTTGATTTCGTTCAATGAGAAATTATAGGCGATCGCATCTAAGAGCAGTTGTTTTCGGGTTGACTCATTTTGGACTCGTGCGATCGCCTTTGCCTTGGTATATTCGATTTGCCCAGAACGCAGTACTTCTAGCACATCTAGGGGTAAATTGAGTAGTGGTAGGCGATTTTTGACAAAAGATTGCCAACTCATCTGTCCCAAAGACGCAAATAATTCTTCAATTATCTTGGTTTGGGGTTGAGACATAACGTTATGTCTCAGTTCGGAATTTTCATCATAGCGATCGCAAACGTTTCTCATCCGGTTGAGATGACTAATTACTTCATCTCGTGTCATCTCTAACCGCAACACCAACAATTCCAGGATACCTTCAGTTTCTTCTAGGGGGTTAAGGTCTTCGCGTTGCAGGTTTTCAACGAGGCGCACTTGGTATGCTGTCGCATCGTCCATAACCCTTGAAATAATGAGAACCTCAGTTAATGCTGCCATTGATGCGGCTCTATAGCGTCGTTCCCCTGCGACTAATTCATAATCCCCACCAGGGAGCGGACGCACCAACAGAGGTTCGAGGATACCTAGCTCTTTAATTGAGCGT
Protein-coding sequences here:
- a CDS encoding ParB/RepB/Spo0J family partition protein, producing the protein MSKKEQPYTSQLKGVAALLGESFNQTQSTANSPNTVAINLIKLPPSQPRRYFDPKKLEELSRSIKELGILEPLLVRPLPGGDYELVAGERRYRAASMAALTEVLIISRVMDDATAYQVRLVENLQREDLNPLEETEGILELLVLRLEMTRDEVISHLNRMRNVCDRYDENSELRHNVMSQPQTKIIEELFASLGQMSWQSFVKNRLPLLNLPLDVLEVLRSGQIEYTKAKAIARVQNESTRKQLLLDAIAYNFSLNEIKRKIQEIEQQSKSNSSSQTESKSIKDRVDDTFQRFKKAKIWDDPKKKSKVEKLLAQLEALMNTDSEVK